A window of Apium graveolens cultivar Ventura chromosome 8, ASM990537v1, whole genome shotgun sequence contains these coding sequences:
- the LOC141677118 gene encoding magnesium transporter MRS2-1-like isoform X2, translating to MADLKERLLAPGSIPNLRDGSYRPSASGRQPFQGVDVLGLMKRGQGVRSWIRVDTSGNSQVIEVDKFSMMCRCDLPARDLRLLDPLFVYPSTILGREKAIVVNLEQIRCIIIADEVLLLNSLDSYVLQYVVELQRKLTTSGISEVWQLEGNEFNERRGNRSFNNIYENTSPDYLPFEFRALEVALESACTFLDTQAGELEIEAYPLLDELILKISTLTLEKARRLKSRLLALTRRVQKVRDEIEQLMDDDGDMAEMYLTDKKGRMESSSFYGDQSLMGFRSIDPAFSLSAPITPVSSPPDSRKLEKTLSTGRSRHGSMSTESGTERIEELEMLLEAYFVVIDSTLNKLTSLKEYIDDTEDFINIQLDNVRNQLIQFELLLTTATFVVAIFGVVAGIFGMNFPISFFDVPGAFKWVLIITGITGAVIFSIFLWFFRYRRLMPL from the exons ATGGCGGACCTCAAAGAACGCCTACTGGCGCCTGGTTCTATTCCGAATCTCAGAGATGGATCTTATAGGCCGTCTGCTTCTGGTCGTCAACCTTTTCAAGGTGTGGATGTTTTAGGCCTGATGAAACGTGGACAAGGCGTTCGCTCATGGATTCGAGTTGATACATCTGGTAACTCTCAGGTTATCGAGGTTGATAAATTTAGCATGATGTGTCGATGTGATCTCCCGGCTCGTGATCTACGTTTGCTCGATCCTTTATTTGTTTATCCTTCAACGATTCTTGGCAGAGAGAAGGCCATAGTTGTAAACTTGGAGCAGATTCGATGTATTATTATAGCTGATGAGGTTTTGCTTTTGAATTCTCTCGATAGTTATGTATTGCAGTATGTGGTGGAGCTACAACGAAAACTGACAACTAGTGGCATAAGTGAAGTTTGGCAGCTTGAAGGCAATGAGTTTAACGAAAGGAGAGGAAATAGGAGCtttaataatatttatgagaACACATCGCCTGACTACTTGCCGTTTGAGTTTAGGGCTCTTGAAGTTGCTCTAGAGTCTGCTTGCACATTTCTGGATACCCAG GCTGGGGAATTGGAGATCGAAGCTTATCCATTGTTAGATGAACTTATATTAAAGATCAGTACCTTAACCTTGGAAAAAGCTCGTCGACTTAAAAGCAGGCTTCTGGCCTTGACTCGGAGAGTCCA AAAGGTCAGGGATGAGATAGAGCAGTTGATGGATGATGATGGAGATATGGCAGAAATGTATCTTACAGACAAGAAAGGACGGATGGAATCATCATCATTCTATGGGGATCAATCTTTGATGGGATTCAGATCCATCGACCCCGCTTTTTCACTTTCTGCTCCAATAACACCTGTTTCTTCACCCCCTGATAGCCGAAAGCTTGAAAAAACTTTAAGCACTGGAAGAAGCAGGCATGGGAGCATGAGTACGGAGAGTGGCACAGAACGGATAGAAGAGTTGGAGATGTTGTTGGAGGCATATTTTGTTGTCATCGATAGCACCCTCAACAAGCTGACATCG CTGAAGGAATACATAGATGACACAGAAGACTTCATTAACATTCAGCTG GATAATGTTCGGAACCAGCTTATACAATTTGAGCTGCTACTCACTACTGCAACATTTGTTGTTGCTATCTTTGGTGTGGTTGCTGGAATATTTGGCATGAACTTCCCAATATCATTTTTTGATGTTCCTGGTGCTTTCAAGTGGGTCCTGATTATTACTGGAATCACAGGGGCTGTCATATTTTCTATTTTCTTGTGGTTTTTCAGATACAGAAGACTGATGCCGCTTTAG
- the LOC141677118 gene encoding magnesium transporter MRS2-1-like isoform X1, which translates to MADLKERLLAPGSIPNLRDGSYRPSASGRQPFQGVDVLGLMKRGQGVRSWIRVDTSGNSQVIEVDKFSMMCRCDLPARDLRLLDPLFVYPSTILGREKAIVVNLEQIRCIIIADEVLLLNSLDSYVLQYVVELQRKLTTSGISEVWQLEGNEFNERRGNRSFNNIYENTSPDYLPFEFRALEVALESACTFLDTQVRDEIEQLMDDDGDMAEMYLTDKKGRMESSSFYGDQSLMGFRSIDPAFSLSAPITPVSSPPDSRKLEKTLSTGRSRHGSMSTESGTERIEELEMLLEAYFVVIDSTLNKLTSLKEYIDDTEDFINIQLDNVRNQLIQFELLLTTATFVVAIFGVVAGIFGMNFPISFFDVPGAFKWVLIITGITGAVIFSIFLWFFRYRRLMPL; encoded by the exons ATGGCGGACCTCAAAGAACGCCTACTGGCGCCTGGTTCTATTCCGAATCTCAGAGATGGATCTTATAGGCCGTCTGCTTCTGGTCGTCAACCTTTTCAAGGTGTGGATGTTTTAGGCCTGATGAAACGTGGACAAGGCGTTCGCTCATGGATTCGAGTTGATACATCTGGTAACTCTCAGGTTATCGAGGTTGATAAATTTAGCATGATGTGTCGATGTGATCTCCCGGCTCGTGATCTACGTTTGCTCGATCCTTTATTTGTTTATCCTTCAACGATTCTTGGCAGAGAGAAGGCCATAGTTGTAAACTTGGAGCAGATTCGATGTATTATTATAGCTGATGAGGTTTTGCTTTTGAATTCTCTCGATAGTTATGTATTGCAGTATGTGGTGGAGCTACAACGAAAACTGACAACTAGTGGCATAAGTGAAGTTTGGCAGCTTGAAGGCAATGAGTTTAACGAAAGGAGAGGAAATAGGAGCtttaataatatttatgagaACACATCGCCTGACTACTTGCCGTTTGAGTTTAGGGCTCTTGAAGTTGCTCTAGAGTCTGCTTGCACATTTCTGGATACCCAG GTCAGGGATGAGATAGAGCAGTTGATGGATGATGATGGAGATATGGCAGAAATGTATCTTACAGACAAGAAAGGACGGATGGAATCATCATCATTCTATGGGGATCAATCTTTGATGGGATTCAGATCCATCGACCCCGCTTTTTCACTTTCTGCTCCAATAACACCTGTTTCTTCACCCCCTGATAGCCGAAAGCTTGAAAAAACTTTAAGCACTGGAAGAAGCAGGCATGGGAGCATGAGTACGGAGAGTGGCACAGAACGGATAGAAGAGTTGGAGATGTTGTTGGAGGCATATTTTGTTGTCATCGATAGCACCCTCAACAAGCTGACATCG CTGAAGGAATACATAGATGACACAGAAGACTTCATTAACATTCAGCTG GATAATGTTCGGAACCAGCTTATACAATTTGAGCTGCTACTCACTACTGCAACATTTGTTGTTGCTATCTTTGGTGTGGTTGCTGGAATATTTGGCATGAACTTCCCAATATCATTTTTTGATGTTCCTGGTGCTTTCAAGTGGGTCCTGATTATTACTGGAATCACAGGGGCTGTCATATTTTCTATTTTCTTGTGGTTTTTCAGATACAGAAGACTGATGCCGCTTTAG